A genome region from Tolypothrix sp. PCC 7712 includes the following:
- a CDS encoding S8 family serine peptidase, whose amino-acid sequence MTGNRTFYSSYGGGLDLVAPGGEIQNSLSGGILTTGGTWLDGFWQGMSVPDYAWGLALDPLGKYVQVQGTSFSAPIVSGVVALMKGEDPKRRLSRDEIVSILNQTATYDGLNLSKADANRYRLQKEVGFGTVVDAPVSRPSGIFPKAKPVSAQEYFFGRGLVNADAAVQAVKNR is encoded by the coding sequence ATGACGGGTAATCGCACCTTCTACAGCAGTTATGGCGGCGGATTAGATTTAGTCGCACCTGGCGGCGAAATCCAAAATAGTCTCAGTGGTGGAATTTTAACGACAGGTGGTACTTGGTTGGATGGTTTTTGGCAGGGAATGTCTGTACCAGATTACGCCTGGGGTTTGGCTTTAGACCCTTTAGGTAAGTATGTCCAGGTACAAGGGACTTCTTTTTCGGCTCCCATTGTTTCAGGAGTAGTGGCCCTGATGAAGGGAGAAGATCCAAAACGGCGTTTGAGCCGCGATGAAATTGTCTCAATTCTCAATCAGACTGCTACCTATGATGGACTCAACCTTTCTAAAGCGGATGCTAATCGCTATAGGTTGCAGAAGGAAGTCGGTTTTGGAACTGTTGTAGATGCTCCGGTTTCGCGACCTTCTGGTATTTTCCCTAAGGCGAAACCTGTTTCCGCCCAAGAGTATTTCTTCGGTCGTGGTTTAGTTAATGCTGATGCTGCGGTGCAGGCTGTGAAGAACAGGTAG
- a CDS encoding DUF1822 family protein, with protein sequence MTNLLSNLPPMSYLDFDALPTSAFILSPDEIDQAAVLSNQVINESKQWQAYLHYLALSAFEQWLQERAESLTINREQCTILQPVLANFISCVANLQVGAFKVCLIATGSLSDEMVNIPRVVVDLPEFIPHFYVLVDVLEEQEAANVYAFLSYEELQENLQINSLQSDWNYQLPISCFDSNPDRLLLYLRCLESSAISLPAIPSTRSAILADIQHQLIELLPQLQSPKRELYEVLTWEQAAAVLTSPELINWVYTLQTQAATENLEMGSANPESTNAFASLQDVIKLITQPALNAGRWLWDELDDLAASLSWVLLPSFADADQMRPIRSPEEEFEVIATQLRQRGLEIPVQARGAYQDLLLAGIPLRLYAVTWHLLSESQKPEWSLLLILGAPALSSLPSGIKLRVSDQTGILDEPGLNAESEDSYIFTRVVGNWDEKFLVSVSLMDGVEVTLPPFAFNLGR encoded by the coding sequence ATGACAAATTTATTAAGTAATCTTCCTCCCATGTCTTACCTTGATTTTGATGCTTTACCAACTTCAGCCTTTATTCTCTCACCTGATGAGATTGACCAAGCCGCAGTACTCAGTAATCAAGTCATTAATGAATCTAAGCAATGGCAAGCTTATCTTCATTATTTAGCTTTATCAGCTTTTGAGCAATGGCTACAAGAAAGAGCAGAATCTTTAACTATTAATCGCGAGCAATGTACAATTTTACAACCAGTTTTAGCAAATTTTATTAGTTGTGTTGCTAATTTACAAGTAGGAGCATTCAAAGTCTGTTTAATTGCTACTGGTAGCTTAAGCGATGAAATGGTGAATATTCCCAGAGTAGTTGTCGATTTACCAGAGTTTATTCCCCACTTTTATGTTTTAGTGGATGTGTTGGAAGAGCAAGAAGCAGCGAATGTTTATGCTTTTTTAAGCTATGAAGAATTACAAGAGAATTTACAAATAAATTCTTTACAGTCAGATTGGAATTATCAACTCCCAATATCTTGTTTTGATAGTAATCCAGACCGTCTGTTATTATATCTGCGATGTTTGGAATCATCAGCAATATCTTTACCTGCTATTCCCTCAACTCGGAGTGCGATTTTAGCAGATATACAACATCAATTGATTGAATTATTACCTCAGTTACAATCACCGAAACGGGAATTATATGAAGTTTTAACTTGGGAACAAGCTGCTGCTGTTTTAACTAGTCCAGAATTGATCAATTGGGTTTACACATTACAAACACAAGCAGCTACAGAGAATCTAGAGATGGGTAGCGCCAACCCAGAATCAACAAATGCTTTTGCGTCCCTACAAGATGTAATTAAATTAATTACCCAACCTGCTTTAAATGCTGGACGTTGGTTGTGGGATGAGTTGGATGATTTAGCTGCTTCACTTTCTTGGGTGCTGTTACCCAGTTTTGCAGATGCTGACCAAATGCGCCCAATACGTAGTCCAGAGGAAGAATTTGAGGTAATAGCTACTCAATTACGACAGAGGGGTTTAGAAATTCCCGTACAAGCGCGGGGTGCGTATCAAGATTTACTTTTAGCTGGGATACCTTTGCGGTTGTATGCTGTGACTTGGCATTTACTATCGGAATCACAGAAGCCAGAATGGAGTTTGTTACTAATTTTAGGCGCACCTGCTTTAAGTAGTTTACCGTCTGGGATTAAACTTAGGGTCAGCGACCAAACAGGTATTTTGGATGAACCGGGATTAAATGCAGAAAGTGAAGATTCTTACATATTTACCCGTGTGGTTGGTAATTGGGATGAGAAGTTTTTGGTAAGTGTGAGTTTGATGGATGGCGTTGAGGTGACTTTACCGCCTTTTGCGTTTAATTTGGGGAGGTAA
- a CDS encoding type II toxin-antitoxin system VapC family toxin: MYSFFFRIESSIGKLELGISFTEFFQQQVYGNAITLLEIQAEHLDILAKLPFYHKDPFDRLIIAQSVVENIPLVTKDGAFTNYPVVLLW; this comes from the coding sequence ATCTACAGTTTTTTCTTCAGGATTGAATCTAGCATAGGGAAACTAGAGCTTGGAATCTCTTTTACCGAGTTTTTCCAACAACAAGTTTACGGAAATGCGATCACATTACTTGAAATACAAGCAGAACACCTGGATATATTAGCTAAGTTACCTTTTTACCACAAAGACCCATTCGACCGCTTGATTATTGCCCAAAGTGTAGTCGAAAATATTCCATTAGTTACAAAAGATGGTGCATTTACAAATTACCCTGTAGTGCTGCTGTGGTAA
- a CDS encoding ABC transporter ATP-binding protein — protein MLKAEHLSFRYHSQQQWILQDFSLELARGKVVGLTGASGLGKTTIAKLLAGYLQPTQGKVTCDGQLLPSSSYCPVQLIFQNPELAVNPRWRISKILAEGQPPSNDLLAALGIHQSWLNRYPHELSGGELQRIAVARSLNSSTRYLIADEMTAMLDANTQALIWQVVIKYAKEHEVGILVISHEAALLQRLCTHIIDLK, from the coding sequence ATGTTGAAGGCTGAACATTTATCTTTTCGTTATCATTCCCAGCAACAGTGGATTTTGCAAGATTTTAGTTTGGAATTAGCCAGAGGCAAAGTTGTGGGTTTGACTGGGGCGAGTGGTTTGGGTAAAACCACAATTGCTAAACTTCTGGCTGGATATCTCCAACCAACTCAAGGAAAGGTGACTTGTGATGGTCAACTTTTACCCAGCAGTAGTTATTGTCCTGTACAGCTGATTTTTCAAAATCCTGAACTTGCTGTCAATCCGCGTTGGCGAATCAGCAAAATTTTAGCAGAAGGACAGCCGCCTTCAAATGATTTACTTGCTGCTTTGGGCATTCACCAAAGTTGGCTCAATCGCTATCCTCATGAACTCAGTGGGGGTGAGTTGCAACGAATTGCAGTGGCGCGATCGCTCAATTCTTCCACACGCTACTTAATTGCAGATGAAATGACGGCAATGCTAGATGCTAACACTCAAGCTCTGATTTGGCAGGTAGTGATTAAATATGCCAAAGAGCATGAAGTGGGAATTTTAGTTATCAGTCATGAAGCAGCTTTACTCCAACGTCTTTGCACTCACATCATTGATTTGAAATAG
- a CDS encoding ABC transporter ATP-binding protein — protein sequence MLSVKNLSVTFTMYDVGLTQKQLTVITDLDLEVNASEVVAVVGSSGSGKSLLAHAILGILPHNAQVTGQIIFQGEPLTVERQAQLRGKQIALIPQSISYLDPLMRVGSQVQRAGILSGLAKTKAENTVKQIFDRYGLATAVKQQYPFQISGGMARRVLVATAAIGCAELLIADEPTPGLHADIVVETLNHLRELANEGKGVILITHDLEAALQVADKVAVFYAGTTLEVAKAGDFTSGNLRHPYTQALWRSLPQNEFIPVPGSQPSPEALPVGCLFGDRCPLATEACWEARPQVQIVRGAPVRCIHVEG from the coding sequence ATGCTATCAGTAAAAAATCTCAGTGTCACTTTTACAATGTATGATGTGGGCTTAACCCAGAAGCAATTAACAGTAATTACTGACTTAGATTTAGAGGTTAATGCTAGTGAAGTCGTTGCAGTTGTTGGTTCTAGTGGCTCAGGGAAAAGTTTACTCGCTCACGCCATCTTGGGTATATTACCGCACAATGCCCAAGTAACAGGACAGATAATATTTCAGGGAGAACCGTTAACTGTAGAACGTCAGGCGCAGTTGCGAGGAAAGCAAATCGCCCTGATTCCCCAATCCATCAGCTATCTTGACCCTTTGATGCGTGTTGGTTCTCAGGTGCAGCGAGCAGGTATTTTGAGTGGATTAGCGAAAACAAAAGCTGAGAATACAGTTAAGCAAATATTTGACCGCTATGGGTTAGCTACGGCGGTGAAACAGCAGTATCCTTTTCAAATTTCTGGAGGTATGGCGCGGCGAGTGCTAGTTGCTACAGCAGCAATAGGGTGTGCTGAGTTATTAATTGCAGATGAACCTACTCCTGGGCTGCACGCAGACATTGTAGTAGAGACGTTGAATCATCTGAGGGAACTTGCTAATGAGGGTAAAGGTGTAATTTTAATCACCCACGACCTAGAAGCGGCGTTGCAAGTAGCCGATAAAGTAGCTGTGTTTTATGCGGGGACAACCCTAGAAGTGGCGAAGGCTGGTGATTTCACCTCTGGAAATCTGCGTCATCCTTACACCCAAGCTTTGTGGCGATCGCTTCCCCAAAATGAGTTTATCCCAGTTCCCGGTAGTCAACCCAGCCCAGAGGCTTTACCTGTTGGTTGTTTATTTGGCGATCGCTGTCCACTAGCAACAGAGGCTTGCTGGGAAGCTAGACCCCAAGTTCAGATAGTACGGGGCGCACCCGTGAGGTGTATTCATGTTGAAGGCTGA
- a CDS encoding ABC transporter permease, producing the protein MKIPVVVSPPQKFWYKLSSFLGNRRRQTLAIAALCSIILITLLLSTQIISTDGLEITLPERNSAPSFAHPFGTDWLGRDMLTRTLHGLSLSLWVGLLTATVSAVIGLILGTLSATLGGKVDAVIVWVIDVFFSLPHLVLIILVAFAMGGGTQGLIIAIALTHWTSLARLLRAEVLQLKSAAYVQLSAKLGHSPLWIARHHILPHLIPQFLVGLILLFPHAILHEAGLTFLGLGISAQTPAIGIILSESMRYLSAGYWWLAVLPGAALLIAVQTFDILGQSLRALLDPKTSQG; encoded by the coding sequence ATGAAAATCCCAGTGGTTGTTTCTCCCCCGCAAAAGTTTTGGTATAAATTGTCTAGCTTTTTAGGCAATCGTCGCCGTCAGACATTGGCGATCGCAGCACTATGCAGCATTATATTGATTACTTTACTATTAAGTACCCAAATTATTAGTACAGATGGTTTGGAAATTACCTTACCAGAACGCAACTCAGCACCTTCATTCGCCCATCCCTTTGGTACAGATTGGTTAGGTAGGGATATGCTAACTCGCACTCTCCACGGTTTGAGTTTGAGCTTATGGGTGGGGCTACTCACAGCTACAGTCAGCGCAGTTATAGGTTTAATCTTAGGAACACTTTCTGCAACTTTAGGCGGCAAAGTAGATGCAGTAATTGTTTGGGTAATTGATGTATTTTTTAGTTTGCCCCACTTAGTATTAATTATTTTAGTGGCTTTTGCTATGGGCGGTGGTACGCAGGGCTTAATTATTGCGATCGCCTTAACTCATTGGACTAGTTTAGCTAGGCTCTTACGAGCAGAAGTTTTGCAACTCAAAAGTGCTGCTTATGTGCAACTATCTGCCAAACTGGGTCATTCTCCCTTGTGGATTGCTCGTCACCACATCCTACCCCATCTCATCCCTCAATTTCTGGTAGGGCTGATATTACTCTTCCCCCATGCAATTTTACATGAGGCAGGTTTAACTTTTTTGGGATTGGGAATCTCTGCACAAACCCCTGCTATTGGCATTATTCTCTCAGAGTCAATGCGCTACTTATCGGCTGGATATTGGTGGTTAGCGGTTTTACCAGGAGCAGCTTTACTCATAGCTGTGCAAACTTTTGATATTTTGGGGCAAAGTTTACGCGCTTTATTAGACCCAAAGACTAGCCAGGGGTAA
- a CDS encoding ABC transporter permease yields MNRIFLFILKKLLHLCLLLLAVSVCSFVLMSFSPIDPINAYVGADISRIGTEQRELIARQWGLDQPMTTRFFLWFQQFLQGNLGTSIIFNQSVSDVIATRFQTSLALMALAWLISGVLGISLGILAGANAGSIVDRIIRFYAYTLASSPTFWIGLLLLNLLAVQWQIAPICCAAPIGVLLKDVTFWQRLHHLFLPALTLSLIGIASIALHTREKLIEILHSNYALFAFAQGETKMGFIIHHGLRNIALPAITLQFASLSELFGGSVLAERVFGYPGLGDATTQAAMRSDVPLLVGIVLFSALFVFTGNFLADLAYQLIDPRIRIGKSAS; encoded by the coding sequence GTGAATCGTATTTTTTTATTTATACTCAAAAAACTCTTACATTTATGTTTACTTTTGCTGGCTGTCTCGGTGTGTAGCTTTGTATTGATGAGTTTTTCTCCAATCGATCCCATAAATGCTTACGTGGGGGCAGATATTTCTCGCATTGGCACAGAACAACGAGAATTAATTGCTAGACAATGGGGATTAGATCAACCGATGACTACCCGCTTTTTTCTGTGGTTCCAGCAATTTCTCCAAGGAAATTTAGGCACTTCAATAATTTTTAATCAATCAGTCTCAGATGTCATTGCAACTCGCTTCCAAACATCTTTAGCATTGATGGCGTTAGCGTGGTTAATATCGGGTGTTTTGGGAATTAGTTTAGGTATTTTGGCAGGGGCAAATGCAGGTTCAATAGTAGATAGAATAATTCGCTTTTATGCCTATACTTTGGCATCTAGTCCGACTTTTTGGATTGGGTTGCTGCTGCTTAATTTATTAGCTGTGCAATGGCAAATAGCTCCGATTTGTTGTGCTGCGCCTATTGGTGTTTTACTAAAAGATGTGACATTTTGGCAACGCTTACATCATCTATTTTTACCAGCTTTAACTTTAAGCTTAATTGGGATTGCAAGTATTGCTCTGCACACCCGTGAAAAGCTCATTGAAATTCTACATAGCAACTATGCTTTATTTGCTTTTGCTCAAGGTGAAACGAAAATGGGCTTTATTATCCATCATGGATTGCGGAATATTGCACTACCAGCCATTACATTACAATTTGCTAGTTTGAGCGAATTATTTGGCGGTTCTGTCCTAGCGGAAAGAGTATTTGGATACCCAGGATTAGGTGATGCTACTACACAAGCAGCTATGCGGAGTGATGTGCCATTACTAGTGGGAATTGTGTTGTTTAGTGCTTTATTTGTGTTCACAGGTAATTTTTTAGCTGATTTGGCTTATCAGCTAATCGATCCGCGCATCCGTATTGGGAAATCTGCATCATGA
- a CDS encoding ABC transporter substrate-binding protein: protein MKHIKVLFGIILIQILVGCNTATPNRVANNSSHSKKQIVIALGWGDSPTGFDPTLGWGYHDPPLFQSTLVRRDENLQLVNDLAKSYTLSPDKKVWRFKIRPDVRFSDGKPLTAADVAYTFNQAKASPGLTDVTILDKAVAKSADEVELHLKQPQITFINRIAQLGIVPKHRHNQNYGRNPIGSGPYRLVQWDEGQQMIVEANPDYYGEQPEIKRIVFLFTKGDAVFAAAKARELDLAQIPPFLAKQSVTGMNLYAMNSNSRVGLMFPYLPNTGRKTAEGNPIGNNVTADIAIRQAVNYAINRQALVTGILEGYGSPAYGAASKLPWDQPQAAIADGNPDKAKQILAKGGWRDTNGDGILEKAGMKAEFTILYPVSNPTSQGLGLAIAQMLKPIGIKVNVDGKSWEDISRRMHQDVGLFPWGIYDPMELYILYHSSAAQGNWRNSGYYSNPQVDQALDQAMAAASETAALPFWQQAQWNGETGTITISDAASAWLVNLDQTYLVSSCLDIGRPTQSSNYTGSIMINITKWKWVCN, encoded by the coding sequence ATGAAACACATCAAGGTACTATTTGGCATCATCCTCATACAAATTTTGGTGGGTTGTAATACAGCTACACCTAATCGAGTAGCTAACAATTCTTCTCATTCAAAAAAGCAAATTGTCATTGCTTTAGGGTGGGGAGATTCACCAACAGGGTTTGATCCAACATTGGGTTGGGGTTATCATGACCCTCCTTTGTTTCAAAGTACTTTGGTGCGTCGGGACGAAAATCTGCAATTAGTCAATGATTTGGCTAAAAGTTATACTTTGAGTCCTGATAAAAAAGTCTGGAGATTTAAAATTCGTCCAGATGTGCGATTTTCTGATGGTAAACCGCTAACAGCCGCAGATGTCGCCTATACATTTAACCAAGCCAAAGCTAGTCCAGGGCTAACCGATGTGACAATTTTGGATAAAGCCGTAGCGAAGAGTGCTGATGAGGTAGAACTACATCTGAAGCAGCCGCAAATTACCTTTATTAATCGCATCGCCCAATTGGGAATTGTCCCCAAACATCGGCATAATCAAAACTATGGACGAAATCCCATTGGTTCAGGCCCTTATCGTTTGGTGCAATGGGATGAAGGTCAACAAATGATTGTTGAAGCTAATCCCGATTACTACGGTGAACAACCAGAAATTAAAAGGATTGTATTTTTATTTACTAAAGGAGATGCGGTATTTGCGGCTGCTAAAGCGAGAGAACTGGACTTAGCGCAAATTCCACCTTTTTTAGCCAAGCAGTCAGTTACAGGAATGAATCTGTATGCAATGAACAGCAATAGTCGTGTAGGCTTGATGTTTCCATATCTTCCCAATACAGGGCGCAAAACTGCTGAGGGAAATCCCATTGGTAATAATGTCACCGCAGACATAGCCATTCGGCAAGCGGTAAATTATGCAATTAATCGTCAAGCTTTGGTGACAGGTATTTTAGAAGGTTATGGTTCACCTGCTTATGGTGCAGCCAGTAAATTACCTTGGGATCAACCACAAGCTGCGATCGCAGATGGAAACCCCGACAAAGCAAAACAAATTTTAGCTAAGGGTGGGTGGAGAGATACTAACGGGGATGGGATATTAGAAAAAGCGGGAATGAAAGCAGAATTTACGATTCTCTACCCTGTAAGTAATCCTACCTCCCAAGGACTGGGATTAGCGATCGCCCAAATGCTCAAACCTATAGGTATCAAAGTTAACGTTGATGGTAAAAGTTGGGAGGATATTTCGCGGAGAATGCACCAAGATGTGGGGCTGTTTCCCTGGGGAATATACGACCCAATGGAGTTATACATTCTCTACCACAGTTCAGCAGCCCAAGGAAACTGGCGTAACTCCGGTTACTATTCTAATCCCCAGGTTGACCAAGCACTCGACCAAGCAATGGCAGCAGCATCAGAAACAGCAGCTTTACCATTTTGGCAACAGGCGCAATGGAATGGTGAAACTGGAACGATAACAATAAGCGATGCAGCATCAGCTTGGCTAGTTAACCTCGATCAAACTTATCTTGTGAGTTCTTGTTTAGACATTGGTAGACCAACTCAGAGTAGTAATTACACTGGCTCAATTATGATCAATATTACTAAATGGAAGTGGGTATGCAATTAG
- a CDS encoding TonB-dependent siderophore receptor gives MKRRQRAYLGILGTIVLLGTQPANAQASPNLVNNTSVPNTQIPQTNIKELLAQEQQQNPAVTIVTGVRLNSTANGLEVILETPTSDKLQTATQNEGNSFIADISNAQLRLTTGDSFRQEKPVSGVAEITVTSQDANSIRVVVVGETSPPKVELFDDDQGLVFGVTPTATSTQTPDTQQPSTETPPTQPSAQENEPIELVVTGEQDGYSVPSATTATKIEAPLRDIPQSIQVVPRQVIEDRQIVRIGETIENVSGVQELPGYGGSTSLTGYYFRGLSLAYQSLRNGFRDIGVIGSRDIANIERVEFFKGPASVLYGGRFSLGGLTNTVTKKPLEEPYYNIGATIGSYDFYRPTLDISGPLTSDRSLLYRLNLAYQNSGSFRDFNENESFFVAPAITWKISPKTSLTVELEQQNYNYTFDYNFPPEREVFQLPISRFLGEPNFNDATFNSTSVSYNFEHKFTDTWKFRQGFSAIMVNADTRQVELFDPLGDDRRTLPRSPLRTEESQEDYVLQNEIFGEFKTGSIQHKILVGLELSRWGYDFNYFRGTLDPIDIFNPQYGAQATNFEQELHRKQSSDNLGIYIQDFIELASNLKLLAGVRFDVNDASVVNQITNTTINQQTTSRFSPRVGIVYQPSSTTSLYFNWANSFNPQFFRVSRTGEQFDPTTGEQFEVGVKQDFLNNRLSATLALYQIKQQNVLTTDLADPRFSIATGEQTSRGVELDIAGELLPGWKIIANYAYANGFVSRDNSIPEGDRIAGIPSHSASLWTTYELQKGNLQGLGFGLGLVYASEREAQLPNTFTLPSYVRVDAALSYRRDNFKVGLNFRNLFDTKYYNTDTFYIYPQAPLTVLGTVSVQF, from the coding sequence TTGAAACGCAGACAACGTGCTTATTTGGGAATTTTAGGAACTATTGTTTTATTGGGGACTCAGCCTGCAAACGCCCAAGCAAGCCCAAATTTGGTAAATAATACATCAGTACCAAACACACAGATTCCTCAAACGAACATCAAAGAACTGTTAGCGCAGGAGCAACAACAAAATCCAGCAGTCACAATTGTTACAGGAGTCCGCCTGAACTCAACAGCTAACGGCTTGGAAGTCATTTTAGAAACACCCACATCAGACAAGCTACAAACAGCAACTCAGAACGAGGGAAATAGCTTTATTGCAGATATATCCAACGCGCAACTGCGTCTGACAACTGGTGACTCATTTCGCCAAGAAAAGCCAGTTTCAGGAGTTGCAGAAATTACAGTCACTAGTCAAGATGCTAATAGTATTCGCGTCGTAGTGGTGGGTGAAACAAGTCCTCCCAAAGTGGAGCTATTTGACGACGATCAAGGTTTAGTTTTTGGTGTGACACCAACTGCAACTTCTACACAAACACCTGATACGCAACAACCAAGCACTGAAACACCACCAACTCAACCATCAGCGCAAGAGAATGAACCGATTGAATTAGTAGTGACAGGAGAACAGGATGGGTATAGTGTTCCTAGTGCGACAACTGCAACCAAGATAGAAGCCCCACTCAGGGACATTCCCCAATCAATTCAAGTAGTTCCCCGTCAGGTAATTGAAGATAGACAAATAGTTCGGATTGGTGAAACTATTGAAAATGTGAGTGGAGTTCAAGAATTACCAGGATATGGTGGTTCAACATCCTTGACAGGTTATTACTTTCGGGGTCTTTCGTTGGCTTATCAAAGTCTTCGCAATGGCTTCCGAGATATTGGAGTGATTGGTAGTCGTGATATTGCTAATATTGAGCGAGTGGAGTTTTTCAAAGGCCCCGCTTCTGTGTTGTATGGAGGACGTTTTTCTTTAGGTGGATTAACCAACACAGTCACCAAAAAGCCGCTAGAAGAACCTTATTACAATATTGGTGCAACCATTGGTAGTTATGATTTTTACCGCCCGACGCTTGATATTAGCGGCCCCTTAACCAGCGATCGCTCTTTATTGTATCGTCTGAATTTAGCCTATCAAAATTCTGGTAGTTTCCGCGATTTTAATGAGAATGAAAGTTTCTTTGTTGCTCCGGCAATTACCTGGAAAATCAGCCCAAAAACCAGTCTAACAGTAGAGCTAGAACAACAAAACTATAACTACACCTTTGATTATAACTTTCCGCCAGAACGGGAAGTTTTTCAACTACCAATTAGCAGATTTTTGGGCGAACCAAATTTTAACGATGCTACCTTTAATTCCACATCAGTTAGTTATAATTTTGAGCATAAATTTACTGATACTTGGAAGTTTCGCCAAGGCTTTAGTGCCATTATGGTCAATGCTGATACGCGCCAGGTAGAACTATTTGACCCTCTAGGCGATGACCGCAGAACATTACCCCGTTCACCATTGAGAACTGAAGAATCACAAGAAGATTACGTCCTCCAAAATGAAATATTTGGCGAATTTAAAACAGGTTCGATCCAACACAAAATTCTTGTAGGGCTGGAATTATCGCGTTGGGGATATGATTTTAACTACTTCCGAGGAACACTAGATCCAATCGATATTTTTAACCCCCAATATGGCGCACAAGCCACAAACTTTGAACAAGAATTACATCGCAAGCAAAGTTCAGACAACTTGGGAATTTATATCCAAGATTTTATTGAACTTGCATCAAATCTTAAACTATTAGCTGGTGTTAGGTTCGATGTTAATGATGCGTCTGTTGTTAACCAAATAACTAATACAACAATTAACCAGCAAACAACAAGTCGCTTTTCGCCACGAGTGGGGATAGTTTATCAACCAAGTTCCACAACATCACTGTATTTCAATTGGGCTAATTCCTTTAATCCACAATTTTTTAGAGTGAGTCGTACAGGTGAGCAATTTGACCCCACAACCGGCGAACAGTTTGAAGTAGGGGTAAAACAAGATTTCTTAAACAATCGCCTCTCCGCAACCTTAGCACTGTATCAAATCAAGCAACAGAATGTACTAACAACCGATTTAGCAGACCCTAGATTTAGTATCGCCACAGGTGAACAAACAAGTCGTGGTGTGGAATTAGATATTGCGGGAGAATTACTACCTGGCTGGAAAATTATTGCTAACTATGCTTATGCAAATGGTTTTGTCAGTAGAGATAATAGCATTCCTGAAGGCGATCGCATTGCTGGTATCCCTTCCCATAGCGCAAGTTTGTGGACTACCTATGAGTTACAAAAAGGCAATTTACAAGGATTAGGATTTGGTTTAGGACTTGTATATGCGTCTGAACGAGAAGCCCAATTACCAAATACTTTTACTCTTCCTTCATACGTGCGAGTCGATGCAGCTTTATCCTACCGTCGGGATAATTTCAAAGTTGGACTCAATTTCCGCAATTTGTTTGATACCAAGTATTACAACACCGATACCTTCTACATTTATCCCCAAGCACCTTTGACGGTATTGGGAACAGTATCAGTGCAGTTTTAA